A window of Streptomyces profundus genomic DNA:
GGGCGACGCGGCGGGCGCCGGGATCGGCGGTGCGCCTGCCGCGCCGCACCGGCAGGACCTTCTGGCCCAGCTCGCCGCCCAGCCGGAGACACACCTGCCGGACCAGGCGTTCCCAGCTCTCCACGACGTCGACCGCGCGCCGGTCCCCCTGGCCGAGGGTTTCCTCGTCGATCGCGTTGCGCACCGGCACCCAGGAGGGCCCCATGTTCTGGAAGCCATGACACCCCGAGCTACCGTGCTCAAGGTAGTGCAGGAGCTCATGGAGAACCCAGGCGTGTGCGGCATTGCCCACGCCCTCGTGGCGGATCAACATCCGTGCCTGATGCGTCACTTCTGCCCAGGACAGATGCCAGAGCGACACCTTGTGCTTACGCCGCCGGTCAATCTTGATCTCGACGAGCGGACTGCCCTCCAGCGCGACATCGTTGGAGAGCGTGATCACCGCCTCGTAGCCGCGGCGGGCGGCGATGTCCATGTAGTCCTGGACCTGTTCGGGCTTGAGGGGGTTGCCGTTCGTCTTCGTTTCGACGAGGGCGGTCCACAACTTGCCCGCCCGCTCGACGCGGATCACGCCATCCGGGCGTTTGGGAGCGTCGCCGTGCGGCAGCGACACCTCGGTGAAGGTCTCCATGCGGCCGGCTGGAGCGCCGAAGGCGGCGGTCAGGCGACGGCCGAACTCCGGCACCTGGGCCATCACGGACAGCAGGACGGAGGTGGCACGGGCCTCACGCTCGCGGTCGTTCTTGAGCGAGGGGACGGGGAAGAGCCTGGCCTGTTTCCAGGAATCGTGCTCCGCGAGCGACTTCTTGGCGACCTTGGGCAGGGTCACCTTCTTCCTCGCGGTACGGGGGCGCCGGGCCGGGCCAGGGACCGTCGCCACTACGACCGGCTCGGGGACCGGCGGCGGGGCCGGCACCGCGTCGACGAGCGGCCCCTCGGGCTCCCGGACTTCGGCCTCGGACTCCGCGGTGTCGGACTCCGCGGCATCGGACTCCGTGGTGTCGTCCTCCCCCTCGTCATCGATGTCGATACCGAAGTCCGTCGCCAGACCGGCGAGTCCGCTTTCGTAGCCTTGGCCGATGGCCCGGAACCGCCATTCCCCGGCGCGCCGGTATAGCTCGCCGAAGACGAACGCGCTCTCGGTCCCCGCGTCGTCGATGCTGAACCCGAGCAGTTCCTCTCCGGCCGTGTCGGAGAGGGTCAGGCGCAGATCGTGCAAGTCACCGAACCTGGCGCCGCCGTACCTGCTGGCCGCGATCGCCACCCGTTCGACGTCCCGAGGTATGGCCGAGAGGTCGAGGCTGATCCGGTCCTCGCTCCCGTCGGCGGCCGGGGTCTTGCCGAGGAGCTGGACACTGCCGTCCGGTGCGTCGGGGTTGTTGTAGAAGAAGAAGTCGCCGTCACCGCGCACCTTGCCGGATGCGTTCAGCAGGAGAACGGAGACGTCCGCGTCACCGTCACCGGAGTCGCTGCTCCAGGTCAGGCGGACGAGTAAACCCCCGGCGGTCTCGCTCAGGTCTCTCAGAGCGATGTTCGCGCCTTTGATCATTTCGCGCATACGACCCCCCAGGCTGCTGCGGCGTTACCCACGCCCTCACGTTGTGTCGAGGCACCATAACGCCGAATGACCGTGCCCGGCACAGAAATCGACACACGGCGGACTCGGGGCATCGAGCCACGCGCGGCGTTCACCGTCTGGGACGAACTCCCTCCGGGGGAACCCCGGCCGCACCCGCCGTGGACACGATCCAGGACAACGGGGCGCCGGACCAACGACGAAGCCCCCGGCCGCTCGCGCGGTCGGGGGCTTCGCTCAGCCCGGTGAGAGCTGGGCGGAGGATACGAGATTCGAACTCGTGAGGGTGTGAACCCAACACGCTTTCCAAGCGTGCGCCCTAGGCCACTAGGCGAATCCTCCGCCGGACACGATACAAGACTTGGGTGAGTGGTCGCGAACCGCGTGCGGGGGTGGGGGTGGGGGGTGGCATCCGGTAGGGTTGGCGTCAGCCCCTCACGTGGCGCTATCTCACTGAACTCCCCCAGGGCCGGAAGGCAGCAAGGGTAGGTGGGCTCTGGTGGGTGCGTGAGGGGCCCTTGTGTGTCAGTGGGGGCCTATATCGTCGTTGTTGTGTCCTCCCTCGCGCTGTACCGCCGCTACCGACCCGAGACCTTCGCCGAGGTCATCGGGCAGGAGCATGTCACCGACCCCCTGCAGCAGGCGCTGCGGAACAACCGGGTCAACCACGCGTATCTGTTCAGTGGCCCGCGAGGCTGCGGTAAGACCACCAGCGCGCGGATCCTCGCCCGGTGTCTCAACTGCGAGCAGGGCCCCACGCCCACCCCCTGCGGGGTGTGCCAGTCCTGCCAGGATCTGGCGCGGAACGGTCCGGGCTCGATCGATGTGATCGAGATCGACGCCGCCTCGCACGGTGGTGTCGATGACGCGCGGGACCTGCGGGAGAAGGCGTTCTTCGGCCCGGCAGGCAGCCGTTACAAGATCTACATCATCGACGAGGCGCACATGGTCACCTCGGCGGGCTTCAACGCCCTGCTGAAGGTGGTCGAGGAGCCGCCCGAGCACCTCAAGTTCATCTTCGCGACCACGGAGCCGGAGAAGGTCATCGGCACCATCCGGTCGCGCACCCACCACTACCCCTTCCGGCTGGTCCCTCCCGGCACCTTGCGCGAGTACCTCGCCGAGGTCTGCGCCAGCGAGGAGATCCCGGTCGAGGAGACGGTGTTGCCGCTGGTGGTGCGGGCCGGCGCGGGTTCGGTGCGGGACTCCATGTCCGTGATGGACCAGCTGCTCGCCGGCGCGGACGCCGCCGGCGTCACCTACGAGATGGCCACCGCCCTCCTCGGCTACACGGACAGCGCCCTGTTGGACGGCGTGGTGGACGCCATCGCCGCCGGCGACGGTGCCGCCGCCTTCGGCGTGGTGGATCGGGTGATCGAGGGCGGTCACGATCCGCGCCGCTTCGTGATGGACCTGTTGGAGCGGCTCCGCGACCTGTTGATTCTCGCCGCGGTACCGGACGCGGCGGACAAGGGCCTGATCGACGCCCCCGTCGACGTGCTGGATCGGATGCGTGGGCAGGCGCAGGGCATGGGCGCCGCCGAGCTGAGCCGAGCCGCCGATCTGGTCAACACGGGGTTGACGGAGATGCGGGGGGCCACCTCGCCCCGGTTGCAGCTTGAGTTGATCTGCGCGCGGGTGCTGCTGCCCGCCGCCTACGGCGACGAACGCTCCCTCCAGAGCCGGTTGGACAGGTTGGAACGGGGCGTGTCGCTGGCCGCCCAAGCCGCGCCGCAGCCCGCCCAAGCGCCGCCGCCCGCCGCCCAGCCCCCGGCAGCACAGCAGCCACCCCCCGCCGCCCAAGCACCCCCCGCCCAGCCGCCGCCCGCCCAAGCCCCGCCGCCCGCCCAAGCCCCGCAGCCCACCCAGGCCGCGCCGCCGGCCGCGCCGGCCCCCGCCCCCGGCGCGTGGCCGAGCGGCGGGGGCGGCGGGGCCCGCCCCGGGGCCTGGCCCGGCGCCGCCGCGCCTGCCGCCCAAGCCGCGCCGGCCGCCCAAGCAGCCCAGGCCGCGCCGCCGGCGCAGCAGCCCCCCCCGGCGCCCCAGCGGCCCGCGCCCCAGCAGCCCGCCGGCGGCACCGGCGATCCCGCCCAGGTGCGGCAGCTCTGGCCGGACATCCTGGAGGCGGTGAAGGGCCGCCGCCGCTACAGCTGGATCCTGCTGAGCCAGAACGCCGAGGTCGCCGGCTTCGACAGCGCCACCAGCACGCTGCGGCTCTCCTTCGCCTCCCCGGGGGCCAAGGACAACTTCGTGAACAGCGGCAGCGAGGACGTGCTGCGCCAGGCGCTCAACGACCGCATGGGCGTGTCCTGGCGCATCGAGGCGGTGGTCGACCAGGGCGGCGGAGGCGGTGGCGGCCTGCGTCCCGGCCCCCCGGGCCCGGTGGCCCCGCCGGCGCCCGCGGCGCCCCAGCCGTCCCCCCGTCCCGCCGCGCCACCGCCCGCCGCCCAGTCGGCGCCGGCGCCCGGGCAGCGCCCGGGCGGCCCCGAGCAGTCCCGGCCGGCGGCTCCGCCCGAGAGCCCGGCGCCCCCCCCGGTCGCCGAGGCGCCGAGCCCGCCGCGCCCCCGGGTGGCCGCCGAGGACGACATGCCGGGCGAGGATGACGCCGATCTCGACGACACCGCGCTCAGTGGTTATGAGTTGATCGTCCGGGAGCTGGGAGCGACGGTTCTTGAGGAGATTCACCACGAGTGAGACCCGGAGGGCGGGAGCCCGTACGCTCAGGGGTACGGAATTGTTGTCGATAGCCCAGGAGTGAAGCCCGTGTTCCCTGGTGGCGGTGGGGTCGATATGCAGCAGTTGTTGCAGCAGGCCCAGAAGATGCAGCAGGACCTCGCCACGGCACAGCAGGAGCTGGCCGAGACCCCGGTCGAGGGGAGTGCGGGTGGTGGCCTGGTCAAGGCCACGGTCACCGGCTCCGGCGAGTTGACCGCCCTGGAGATCTCGCCCGCCGCGGTGGATCCGGAGGACACGGAGACGCTGGCGGATCTGGTGATCGCCGCGGTGCGGGACGCCAACAACGCCGCTTCGGAGCTGGCCAAGGCCAAGTTGGGCCCGCTCGCCCAGGGGCTCGGCGGCGCCGGCGGCGGCATCCCCGGCCTCCCCCTCTGACATGGCCGACAGCGGTGGATCGGGCAACGGGAGAAGGGGAAGAGGCATCCCGTGTACGAGGGCGTAGTCCAGGAACTCATCGATGAGCTGGGCCGGCTGCCGGGCGTGGGCCCGAAGAGCGCCCAGCGGATCGCCTTCCACATCCTCCAGTCCGAGCCGGCCGACGTGCGCCGGCTCGCGCATGCCCTGACCGAGGTCAAGGAGCGCGTGCGGTTCTGCGCGATGTGCGGCAACGTCGCGCAGGAGGAGCACTGCCGGGTCTGCGCCGATCCCCGTCGCGACCTCTCGGTGATCTGCGTGGTCGAGGAGCCCAAGGACGTGGTGGCCATCGAGCG
This region includes:
- a CDS encoding YbaB/EbfC family nucleoid-associated protein, encoding MFPGGGGVDMQQLLQQAQKMQQDLATAQQELAETPVEGSAGGGLVKATVTGSGELTALEISPAAVDPEDTETLADLVIAAVRDANNAASELAKAKLGPLAQGLGGAGGGIPGLPL
- a CDS encoding TerD family protein; amino-acid sequence: MIKGANIALRDLSETAGGLLVRLTWSSDSGDGDADVSVLLLNASGKVRGDGDFFFYNNPDAPDGSVQLLGKTPAADGSEDRISLDLSAIPRDVERVAIAASRYGGARFGDLHDLRLTLSDTAGEELLGFSIDDAGTESAFVFGELYRRAGEWRFRAIGQGYESGLAGLATDFGIDIDDEGEDDTTESDAAESDTAESEAEVREPEGPLVDAVPAPPPVPEPVVVATVPGPARRPRTARKKVTLPKVAKKSLAEHDSWKQARLFPVPSLKNDREREARATSVLLSVMAQVPEFGRRLTAAFGAPAGRMETFTEVSLPHGDAPKRPDGVIRVERAGKLWTALVETKTNGNPLKPEQVQDYMDIAARRGYEAVITLSNDVALEGSPLVEIKIDRRRKHKVSLWHLSWAEVTHQARMLIRHEGVGNAAHAWVLHELLHYLEHGSSGCHGFQNMGPSWVPVRNAIDEETLGQGDRRAVDVVESWERLVRQVCLRLGGELGQKVLPVRRGRRTADPGARRVALADQLCRDGRLTAELRIEGTRGVLAITADLRTGKLRTSMDAPAPEQGYPLSWAKRLLRQLSDAPADVHVETLVEEGTGPRGTLERLRPEPADLLPGDGARITGFRLSLFKSMGNTRGNAETSFIRSIDEAVDRFVNGVVTPLARRPSRRSQRGEQDQAKDAWAGAI
- a CDS encoding DNA polymerase III subunit gamma and tau, whose product is MSSLALYRRYRPETFAEVIGQEHVTDPLQQALRNNRVNHAYLFSGPRGCGKTTSARILARCLNCEQGPTPTPCGVCQSCQDLARNGPGSIDVIEIDAASHGGVDDARDLREKAFFGPAGSRYKIYIIDEAHMVTSAGFNALLKVVEEPPEHLKFIFATTEPEKVIGTIRSRTHHYPFRLVPPGTLREYLAEVCASEEIPVEETVLPLVVRAGAGSVRDSMSVMDQLLAGADAAGVTYEMATALLGYTDSALLDGVVDAIAAGDGAAAFGVVDRVIEGGHDPRRFVMDLLERLRDLLILAAVPDAADKGLIDAPVDVLDRMRGQAQGMGAAELSRAADLVNTGLTEMRGATSPRLQLELICARVLLPAAYGDERSLQSRLDRLERGVSLAAQAAPQPAQAPPPAAQPPAAQQPPPAAQAPPAQPPPAQAPPPAQAPQPTQAAPPAAPAPAPGAWPSGGGGGARPGAWPGAAAPAAQAAPAAQAAQAAPPAQQPPPAPQRPAPQQPAGGTGDPAQVRQLWPDILEAVKGRRRYSWILLSQNAEVAGFDSATSTLRLSFASPGAKDNFVNSGSEDVLRQALNDRMGVSWRIEAVVDQGGGGGGGLRPGPPGPVAPPAPAAPQPSPRPAAPPPAAQSAPAPGQRPGGPEQSRPAAPPESPAPPPVAEAPSPPRPRVAAEDDMPGEDDADLDDTALSGYELIVRELGATVLEEIHHE